The following nucleotide sequence is from Echeneis naucrates chromosome 17, fEcheNa1.1, whole genome shotgun sequence.
ACCAAGAACTCATCTGGAGATTTTTAATCCTAATTATTTTTGAGGAAACAGAGAATCAAACAATTTCCACTGTTCACAGACCAGAatggctttgaaatgaaaactaatgATCTTCTTGAAAATGCAAGGAAACGAGGTTCCTGTTACAGTGTTTACTGGATTTGTGCATCCAACGCTTCTGGTGACGTGCAGCTAAATGCAAAGGCTCATATCAACAAATGCAGTCTCTCTCATGCTACTGTGTTTACATTAGAAACATTCAAGAGGACAAGATGAACAGTCACAATGAGTCGTGTCCATCTTAAAGTTCTGTGCGGATGTACCGGTGAATTTGTACATTTATCaattttatatatgtatacatatatctatatatatgaGGAAAGGATAAAGAGTTATTGTACGGTTACGCTGATGTTTAGAATCGTAACCTGAAACTAAAGAAGATTAAAAGAAACTGTTACTGCGAGGAcctgaatataaaacaaaacaagttgcCTCCAAGACCAGGTTTGAACCCCATCCACACCCAGCGGTGGTTTGGTGTTGCAGCTAGTCTCTACTGATCATGGTATTCAGGGATCATCTGCCAGTGACGGTTTAGGACCACCACTGACAGCGCTGAGGAGATTAACGCGCAGGACAACTGGAAAACATTATTGTGTATGGCAGACTGCTGCCAGTCCGCTGTTGGCAAATGTATCTGTAGAAATTCTTTTCTATCCATCCAGTGTTTTCTatgaaatttgaaaaaacaaaaactgacgtgtaaataatgaaatgtttaGTCATGAAAGCACATATGCAGTTTTACAAACATTGTAATAGTTCTTTATTGAAACCTAGGATGATTAAGcttgtttcacttcctgtgagGATAAAAGACAACAAGAGACTCATCACAGCTGCTGAATTTGACTCTGGTGATTTCCTGGTTTCTCGTTGTCTGAACCCTCATGTTCCTGATTAGCTCAGTAAGAGCTGATATAATTGAGATTGTCGGTacaagtgggggggggggggcagtttcAGAGTTTCACTGTTTGATGGGATGATAAATTCAGTAATTTCAGAACAAATTAATCGGTTTAAGAGTTTGgtaaatttctttttctttcatgcaaaaaaaattaaataagaagTTAAAACCTCGCTCACGTTGATAGTAAATTTAAGGCTAGTGAGTTTTACCTCTGCTGGTAGGAGAATATTATTACTGTTGTTACAGAACTAGCTTATGCTAAGCTAGCTGCTAGTTGAAATTGGTGTCTTTACATTATACAATCTATAGACAGAGGTGGTATTAAAGGATATCAGAAAAGTAAACAGTGCATTTCCCCAATTGTCAAACTCACAACAGATGGTGAACCAGGATGGCCACACCAGAAGACCAAGTCTACTATTGAGCCTCGTTGGGATCTCTTGGAAGTGTCTTAGAGGAAGTTACTGGAGAATGTCAACGTTCaagaagttttctttttttgttcgaGAGCTTCCTTACTAACTAAGAATGAGAAATGCATAGCATTTCATTCTTAAAATTCCAACTAAAGAAAGTTTAGTGACTTCTTTGCTCCACGCTTcaacaaaagagacacaaaccacacaatTCAGGTCATTGAGTAATGACTGTGGTGAAGTTAGTTGAATATTCTAAGTGGGGCTGTTatgtttttgtccatttctcATTCATCTCACTTCTATCTTTACATTTTTAGACAATTGCTATTTTTGCATATTTAGAAActgaaaattgtaaaattgtaataataataataatggataCCAGAGGATCTTAAGTGATCATTTACAGAGATTTGAACTCTTTTCTTATACACAACAACTCACGTCCATCAGCCAGATACCAAAGAACAAACTTGAGAAGTCAATTTCCAAATTTGTCCATGGGGCTGGATACCTCAGCACGTTTATATAAATCTCTGTCCTGGCTGGATTTACAAACAGTTCACAAGtaacaaatttaatttttacaatCGGAGCTATGACAAAGTTaggattttaaaaacacagtaaaattaGTCAGCTACATGACTTTTCGGTCGACAAAAGAAATTTGTTAGTTAATCTAGACATAAATTCTACAGAAATATTCCTACTTCGCCACATTCTTCTAAAACCTGCTAACTCAAACTGCATTTTGCAATAGAACCTCTTTGTGAGTTCGCTGGTGAGTGCGAAGGTTACTCCTCTGAGAAAAACACTTGCCACATATGTCGCATGTGTATGGTTTCTCTCCCGTGTGAATTCGCCGGTGAATCTCGAGATGGCTGACGCGATCAAAGCTTTTACCGCAGAAAGGACAGATGAACCATTTCTCCTTTATGCGGTGATTTGCTATAGTTTTATGAAACTCTGGGTCATTTAAGAGAAACAATCGGTTGTCTGGATTAAAGGCTGACATGTTTTTAGTTTGTGGCCGTTTTTCTGGCAGGAGTCTGAACGACAATCCTCCCTCTGGGTGATTTATTGCTTCTACGGGCTGACTTGGCTGAGCTTGGCAAAAAGTCAAAGAAGCCCTTGTTTTGCTGGATGCACCTTGTCCATTATCTCTCATAAACCTGTCAGACTGTGCTGTCTCTGCTGAATTGTCAAAAATGTCCAAGGCATTTTGTATGAGCAGGATTTCAGAGTCCTGATTTTGCGTCAGCTGCTTTACTTCAAAAATGCAGTCCGTGCTGTCAACAGTGTTGCTGTCGCCCACCGAAACCGACATCCACTGCTCGGTCTCTTGTTCTTCCAGGATCTCCTCAGCCGGGGGGTTGGGATCCATGTCGTTTTGACACGCTCCATCATTTACGCTGTGATCAGAGTCCTTGATCTGCTCCACAATCTGGACATCGTCCTCATCCTCCAGCTTGACTATTAAGTTATCATCGTCCATGTCATCCCTCTCAGAATAGTCAGACTTTAGCTGCTCACACTGTTTCTCCTCTGTCGTAGAGGGTGGTGGCGTGCAGTTTGCTGAAGTATCCACCTTTTCTGTGACGCTTGGATCGGAGCGTAAATTCCGAACTGAATCTATGATAGGTCCTGTAACAACAGAGCAGGTGACTTTTTAATAGTCATCAACGTGAGACAAGTTCACTTTAAAACTGAGGAACCATCTTTTTGATGCTGAATGATATTAACATGTTACTTATCAAGACCAATGCATTTtgaacaacatttttaaagctcTTTTGGCAGTCTAATACAATTTTGACATACATTTTCAAGCAAACTTGAATAATTGTTCTTTCCAGCTTCTCAAACATAAAAtgttgaagtgtttttctgtcatataaaaaaaaactgactctCTCTTTGAATTAATGGTGGAAGAAAACAAGGCAaagtcaaattgtatttttacaCTCTTTCCTGTCATGTTGAAGGCAACAGCCATTCCCTGACTGACTGGAAAGCATAAATAAGATAACGCACCTTGATGTAGTTGTATGCTTGTGTGAAAGCCTTTTATTGAACCTGAGAATATTCCTTTTGGATGCAGAAAAGTCTATTTATCGGGGGTCCTTACCATCACCGGTGGGCGGCAGCAGCTTGCTCTGTTGCTCCTTCttggaagaagaagacgacgatgacgatgaggaggaggatgatgatgatgatgatgatgatgatggagtcAGATTTGTAGTTTGAGTATGAAACAGGATCGACAGTCGCTCGTTTTCCATCAGCGTTAACTTCGAGTTCAGGGCTTCGATTTCGTTCTCCCTCCGGCGGAGCTCGACCTGGACGAGGGCGAAGCCGTCCTCCCAAAGCCTGCCGATCTCCACCACGGCCGCCTTGGCTAGCTTCTCCATGATCGAGGTTAGCTTGCTCTGGAAAGCCGCGCAGTTGGCCATGTTGCCTCCGGCCGATTTGGCTCCTTCGCTGGCTGCGGcgaataataatgaaaataattaaaaataaaaataaaaataaaatagtctcTGTATGTgccgagaaaaaaaaacaacacagcagcttCCCTTTCAACGCCGTGGTTTACATTAGCGTTGCTGTTTAAGGtcgggaaaataaaaaaaataaaataaataaaacaacatggaAGTGTGATAGAACAGGAAACAGGCGAGGTCACGTGACGGTGGATCTACGGTGGTCGGGAAGGGACACACTTTCTCAGCCGCGACATATTAGTCATATATTATGCATAAATATGTAAAAGAGCAGCTGTGCaggatgtttaaaaaaatatgtagttTCTTAACGTGAAAATTTGTATCGtttccttatttatttgttattgcCGACTGCCAGATGAGGGCTGCACGTACTTATGTTAATTGCCCAAAAGGGTAAATAacttgtgtgttcagaaaaataaagaaacgaAGTGTGATAATTGTCATGCGTAG
It contains:
- the LOC115057115 gene encoding gastrula zinc finger protein XlCGF53.1-like, with product MANCAAFQSKLTSIMEKLAKAAVVEIGRLWEDGFALVQVELRRRENEIEALNSKLTLMENERLSILFHTQTTNLTPSSSSSSSSSSSSSSSSSSSSKKEQQSKLLPPTGDGPIIDSVRNLRSDPSVTEKVDTSANCTPPPSTTEEKQCEQLKSDYSERDDMDDDNLIVKLEDEDDVQIVEQIKDSDHSVNDGACQNDMDPNPPAEEILEEQETEQWMSVSVGDSNTVDSTDCIFEVKQLTQNQDSEILLIQNALDIFDNSAETAQSDRFMRDNGQGASSKTRASLTFCQAQPSQPVEAINHPEGGLSFRLLPEKRPQTKNMSAFNPDNRLFLLNDPEFHKTIANHRIKEKWFICPFCGKSFDRVSHLEIHRRIHTGEKPYTCDICGKCFSQRSNLRTHQRTHKEVLLQNAV